The Setaria italica strain Yugu1 chromosome IX, Setaria_italica_v2.0, whole genome shotgun sequence genome has a window encoding:
- the LOC101772560 gene encoding protein NRT1/ PTR FAMILY 8.5 isoform X2, which yields MVNEERRSRPQQRQCAVSPAFLAPGGSDEMASTGTTCCKYNFAVEVGNGAPMAECSSAVTCKGDTTTEAAAHSSGFAGSQPDHEQYTCNGSVDIRGNPASKKHTGKWRACYSILGGEFCGAMAYYGVGTNLVSYLTKVQKQSNVAAASNIASWQGTCYLTPLLGALLADSYWGRHRTIVISLTIFTFGMVLLTLSAVVPASMNISVISPQEFLPSLGLFLTALGLGGMWPCVPTFGADQFDDTDGTEKAQKELYYNWYYFAVNGGFFLASTLLVWVQDNYGWGWGFGIPTLFSATGIAGFLACVKLYRYQKPGGSALTRICHVVVAATRKINVDVPDDSSLLYEMPGKESAIIGSRKLMHTDGLSFAR from the exons ATGGTAAACGAGGAGCGGCGTAGCCGGCCTCAGCAAAGGCAATGTGCTGTGTCCCCTGCTTTCTTGGCGCCAGGCGGCAGCGACGAGATGGCGTCGACCGGCACCACCTGCTGCAAGTACAACTTCGCCGTGGAGGTGGGAAACGGAGCTCCCATGGCAGAGTGCTCATCGGCAGTGACCTGCAAAggcgacaccaccacggaggccgCCGCCCACTCCTCTGGTTTCGCCGGTAGCCAGCCG GACCATGAACAATATACCTGCAATGGCTCTGTTGATATCAGAGGCAATCCAGCTTCTAAGAAACATACTGGAAAATGGAGAGCCTGCTACTCAATTCTAG GTGGTGAATTTTGCGGTGCTATGGCATACTATGGAGTTGGGACAAACCTGGTGAGTTACCTGACCAAGGTACAGAAGCAAAGCAATGTGGCTGCAGCGAGCAATATAGCTTCGTGGCAGGGCACCTGCTACCTCACTCCTCTTCTTGGAGCATTATTGGCAGATTCATATTGGGGTAGACACCGAACTATTGTGATCTCCCTGACAATCTTTACTTTT GGAATGGTTCTGCTTACACTTTCAGCAGTGGTTCCAGCAAGCATGAACATAAGTGTGATCTCTCCTCAGGAATTTTTGCCTTCTCTGGGCCTCTTCCTGACTGCTCTAGGCTTAGGTGGCATGTGGCCATGTGTTCCAACATTTGGAGCTGACCAATTCGACGACACAGATGGAACAGAGAAGGCGCAGAAGGAGCTCTATTACAACTGGTACTACTTCGCTGTGAATGGTGGTTTCTTCCTTGCAAGCACGCTCCTGGTGTGGGTTCAGGACAACTATGGATGGGGATGGGGATTTGGGATCCCTACACTGTTCTCAGCGACCGGAATCGCTGGGTTTCTTGCATGTGTTAAGCTTTACAGGTACCAGAAACCGGGAGGAAGCGCCCTCACTAGGATTTGCCATGTTGTGGTTGCAGCCACTCGCAAGATCAATGTGGATGTTCCAGATGACAGCTCTCTTCTGTATGAAATGCCAGGCAAAGAGTCAGCAATCATAGGGAGCAGGAAGCTGATGCATACTGATGGACTAAG CTTTGCACGGTGA
- the LOC101772560 gene encoding protein NRT1/ PTR FAMILY 8.3 isoform X1, with amino-acid sequence MVNEERRSRPQQRQCAVSPAFLAPGGSDEMASTGTTCCKYNFAVEVGNGAPMAECSSAVTCKGDTTTEAAAHSSGFAGSQPDHEQYTCNGSVDIRGNPASKKHTGKWRACYSILGGEFCGAMAYYGVGTNLVSYLTKVQKQSNVAAASNIASWQGTCYLTPLLGALLADSYWGRHRTIVISLTIFTFGMVLLTLSAVVPASMNISVISPQEFLPSLGLFLTALGLGGMWPCVPTFGADQFDDTDGTEKAQKELYYNWYYFAVNGGFFLASTLLVWVQDNYGWGWGFGIPTLFSATGIAGFLACVKLYRYQKPGGSALTRICHVVVAATRKINVDVPDDSSLLYEMPGKESAIIGSRKLMHTDGLRFFDRAATITSSDETSDNVPNPWKLCTVTQVEELKILARMLPVLLAGIIFNTAEAFFPLFIEQGEVMDNDIGGFSIPPATLTTFNCLCILILAPSYNKVLVPILSSITGIKRGLSELQRIGVGMVFTMLSLVSAALVEMVRLDIANNRGLVHYNSAVPMNILWQAPQYFFVGVAKVFTVVGFIEFAYEQSPDAMRSLCQACSLIMITLGSYLVSIMLKYINSVTGGRGRHGWIPENLNEGRLDQFFWMMAGLQLLNVLAFAYCATRYKRKLAT; translated from the exons ATGGTAAACGAGGAGCGGCGTAGCCGGCCTCAGCAAAGGCAATGTGCTGTGTCCCCTGCTTTCTTGGCGCCAGGCGGCAGCGACGAGATGGCGTCGACCGGCACCACCTGCTGCAAGTACAACTTCGCCGTGGAGGTGGGAAACGGAGCTCCCATGGCAGAGTGCTCATCGGCAGTGACCTGCAAAggcgacaccaccacggaggccgCCGCCCACTCCTCTGGTTTCGCCGGTAGCCAGCCG GACCATGAACAATATACCTGCAATGGCTCTGTTGATATCAGAGGCAATCCAGCTTCTAAGAAACATACTGGAAAATGGAGAGCCTGCTACTCAATTCTAG GTGGTGAATTTTGCGGTGCTATGGCATACTATGGAGTTGGGACAAACCTGGTGAGTTACCTGACCAAGGTACAGAAGCAAAGCAATGTGGCTGCAGCGAGCAATATAGCTTCGTGGCAGGGCACCTGCTACCTCACTCCTCTTCTTGGAGCATTATTGGCAGATTCATATTGGGGTAGACACCGAACTATTGTGATCTCCCTGACAATCTTTACTTTT GGAATGGTTCTGCTTACACTTTCAGCAGTGGTTCCAGCAAGCATGAACATAAGTGTGATCTCTCCTCAGGAATTTTTGCCTTCTCTGGGCCTCTTCCTGACTGCTCTAGGCTTAGGTGGCATGTGGCCATGTGTTCCAACATTTGGAGCTGACCAATTCGACGACACAGATGGAACAGAGAAGGCGCAGAAGGAGCTCTATTACAACTGGTACTACTTCGCTGTGAATGGTGGTTTCTTCCTTGCAAGCACGCTCCTGGTGTGGGTTCAGGACAACTATGGATGGGGATGGGGATTTGGGATCCCTACACTGTTCTCAGCGACCGGAATCGCTGGGTTTCTTGCATGTGTTAAGCTTTACAGGTACCAGAAACCGGGAGGAAGCGCCCTCACTAGGATTTGCCATGTTGTGGTTGCAGCCACTCGCAAGATCAATGTGGATGTTCCAGATGACAGCTCTCTTCTGTATGAAATGCCAGGCAAAGAGTCAGCAATCATAGGGAGCAGGAAGCTGATGCATACTGATGGACTAAG GTTCTTTGATCGAGCTGCCACCATCACTTCTTCTGATGAAACATCTGATAATGTGCCTAACCCATGGAAGCTTTGCACGGTGACGCAAGTGGAGGAGCTGAAGATCTTGGCAAGAATGTTGCCTGTTCTATTAGCTGGCATAATTTTCAACACTGCCGAAGCTTTCTTCCCTCTGTTCATCGAACAAGGAGAAGTCATGGACAACGACATCGGTGGTTTTTCCATTCCTCCAGCAACTCTGACGACCTTCAACTGCCTCTGTATCCTCATCCTGGCCCCATCTTACAACAAAGTTCTCGTGCCAATTCTAAGTAGCATCACTGGCATTAAGAGAGGGCTGTCAGAACTCCAACGCATTGGTGTCGGTATGGTTTTCACTATGCTTTCCCTGGTTTCGGCTGCATTGGTTGAGATGGTGCGCCTGGACATTGCAAACAATAGAGGCCTAGTGCACTACAACTCTGCCGTCCCGATGAATATTCTGTGGCAGGCACCACAGTACTTCTTCGTAGGTGTAGCTAAAGTATTCACTGTGGTCGGTTTCATCGAATTTGCATATGAGCAGTCTCCTGATGCAATGAGAAGCTTGTGTCAGGCTTGCTCTCTCATCATGATCACGCTTGGAAGCTACCTTGTCTCTATCATGTTAAAATACATCAATTCGGTGACaggggggagagggaggcaTGGCTGGATCCCGGAGAACCTCAATGAAGGTCGTCTTGATCAATTCTTTTGGATGATGGCAGGCTTGCAGCTACTGAATGTGCTTGCATTTGCATATTGTGCCACGAGGTACAAGCGCAAACTAGCTACTTAA